A single window of Thalassomonas viridans DNA harbors:
- a CDS encoding ABC transporter permease, which translates to MLESGLIIRALMRNKTGALLIALQIALTMTIMVNAIFMIHDRQAQMARDSGINEQDSFYLTNTVFAQDYNTRVGLQTDLDAIRKTPGVVDAVQINAIPLSGGGWSSGLQTEPGEDKDGTGTAIYMVDDHAINTLELELIAGENFAPSDIEWRIPAQSAWPAKVIITRALAESLFPDNWQSALGSTVYISNNQPMQVIGIIKSLQAPWNGWSGVERSALVPFHMDTRSGRYFIRTEPGRRDELMPVIENMLATSNKGRIIRRLTTMEETRERSYRQHNATNKVLITVVTTLTLITAFGIVGLAIFSINRRTKQIGTRRALGATRWQVMRYFMVENLLISALGIAIGIIGTIALNYWLVNKFEMTPLGFDLILLGVITLITVGQLAVLYPARKAALISPASATRTV; encoded by the coding sequence ATGTTAGAATCCGGACTTATTATCCGCGCCCTGATGCGCAACAAAACAGGCGCCCTGCTGATCGCCCTGCAAATAGCCCTGACCATGACCATCATGGTGAATGCCATTTTTATGATCCATGACCGGCAGGCGCAGATGGCGCGGGACAGCGGCATCAATGAGCAAGACAGCTTTTATTTAACCAATACCGTCTTCGCCCAGGACTACAACACCCGGGTGGGGCTGCAAACCGATCTGGATGCCATACGTAAAACTCCGGGAGTGGTGGATGCGGTACAGATCAACGCCATTCCGCTAAGCGGCGGCGGCTGGTCATCCGGACTGCAAACCGAGCCGGGAGAGGATAAGGACGGCACAGGCACCGCCATTTATATGGTGGACGATCATGCCATCAATACCCTGGAGCTGGAATTAATCGCCGGGGAGAACTTCGCTCCCTCGGACATCGAGTGGCGCATACCGGCGCAATCCGCCTGGCCCGCCAAGGTCATTATCACCCGGGCCCTGGCCGAGTCTTTATTTCCCGACAACTGGCAGTCGGCGCTGGGCAGTACGGTTTACATCAGCAATAACCAGCCGATGCAGGTCATAGGCATAATCAAAAGCCTGCAGGCCCCCTGGAACGGCTGGAGCGGCGTTGAACGCAGCGCCCTGGTGCCCTTTCATATGGATACCCGCAGCGGCCGTTACTTTATCCGCACCGAACCCGGCAGGCGGGACGAGCTGATGCCGGTAATAGAAAACATGCTGGCGACAAGCAATAAGGGCCGCATTATCCGCCGCCTGACCACTATGGAAGAAACCCGGGAGCGCAGCTACCGCCAGCACAATGCCACCAACAAGGTTTTGATAACGGTAGTTACTACCCTGACCCTGATCACCGCTTTCGGCATAGTGGGACTGGCCATTTTCAGCATCAACCGCCGCACCAAACAAATCGGCACCCGCCGGGCACTGGGGGCGACCCGCTGGCAGGTGATGCGCTATTTTATGGTGGAGAACCTGCTGATCTCGGCGCTGGGTATCGCCATAGGCATTATCGGCACCATAGCTTTAAACTACTGGCTGGTGAATAAATTTGAGATGACACCGCTTGGTTTTGACCTCATCCTGCTCGGAGTGATCACCCTGATAACGGTCGGCCAGCTGGCGGTGCTCTACCCGGCCAGGAAAGCCGCGCTGATTTCACCGGCAAGCGCCACCCGCACCGTATAG